A part of Propioniciclava coleopterorum genomic DNA contains:
- a CDS encoding ABC transporter transmembrane domain-containing protein has translation MRDFPPEVSAGDTPVWRSPLSFLTWLVRGQAGLVTLMTLLVVAWQLPNVLSPMLLGKAIDAGMIARDPLATAGWAGLLLVAILFGAAGGILQHTLVVRSWVIALYETQKRVGHTSGRLGHTLSRRVPTGEVLSVASSDADTFGATLEVAARAIGAALSFVLVCGLMLMTSPKLAVVVIVMSPLLLAASTPVLRPLSAAQRAERTQNSELTSLATDIVAGLRILRGIGGETTFGANYARQSQKVRFLGVRVGSWQGVVEAISVLVSGALLVTLVYLGTHELAEGRLSVGQLISFVGYALYMLWPLQTFFDFAQKWIAGLVAAGKTSALLGAMPPWSRGGSEVAASPRLVDEASGVAVEPGRFLAVVSADPDASAALVDRLGRYLPSLAGQAPEDDEEGLKGRALRRARSEKAARRAAQARRDAAAADRPWGVTADGVDLNAVALDSLRERVVVSDTSSMLFAGTLQEAVDPWGRASREEAEAALVTACAEDVFDALPGGWQGSVDEKGRGLSGGQRQRLILARALLADADVLCLVEPTSAVDAHTEARIAPRLADHRRGRTTVVTTASPLVLHQVDEVAFLIDGVQVARGPHTALLSNPDYRRVVARGMEEADD, from the coding sequence ATGCGTGATTTCCCACCTGAGGTGTCGGCCGGCGATACACCGGTCTGGCGCTCTCCCCTTTCCTTCCTGACCTGGCTGGTGCGCGGCCAGGCGGGCCTCGTCACGCTCATGACCCTGCTCGTCGTCGCGTGGCAGCTCCCTAACGTGCTTAGCCCGATGCTGCTGGGCAAGGCGATCGACGCCGGGATGATCGCCCGCGACCCGCTCGCCACCGCGGGCTGGGCCGGGCTGCTGCTCGTCGCGATCCTGTTCGGGGCCGCCGGCGGCATCCTGCAGCACACCCTCGTCGTCCGCTCGTGGGTGATTGCCCTCTACGAAACCCAGAAGCGGGTCGGCCACACGTCCGGGCGCCTGGGCCACACGCTGAGCCGACGCGTCCCGACCGGCGAGGTGCTGAGCGTCGCCAGCTCGGACGCCGACACCTTCGGCGCGACCCTGGAGGTCGCCGCGCGGGCCATCGGCGCCGCGCTGTCCTTCGTGCTCGTGTGCGGCCTGATGCTGATGACGTCGCCGAAGCTGGCCGTCGTCGTCATCGTGATGAGCCCGCTGCTGCTGGCCGCGTCCACGCCGGTGCTGCGCCCGCTGAGCGCCGCCCAGCGCGCCGAGCGGACGCAGAACTCCGAACTGACCTCGCTGGCCACCGACATCGTCGCCGGCCTGCGGATCCTGCGCGGGATCGGCGGCGAGACCACCTTCGGCGCGAACTACGCCCGCCAGAGCCAGAAGGTGCGCTTCCTGGGCGTCCGCGTCGGGTCGTGGCAGGGCGTCGTCGAGGCGATCTCGGTGCTGGTGTCCGGCGCCCTGCTCGTCACGCTGGTGTACCTCGGCACCCACGAACTCGCCGAGGGACGCCTCAGCGTCGGCCAGCTGATCTCCTTCGTCGGCTACGCGCTCTACATGCTGTGGCCGCTGCAGACGTTCTTCGACTTCGCCCAGAAGTGGATCGCCGGCCTCGTGGCGGCGGGCAAGACCTCGGCGCTGCTCGGCGCCATGCCGCCCTGGTCGCGCGGCGGTTCCGAGGTCGCGGCCTCGCCGCGCCTGGTGGACGAGGCGTCCGGCGTCGCGGTGGAGCCCGGACGGTTCCTGGCGGTCGTCAGCGCCGACCCGGACGCCTCCGCCGCCCTGGTCGACCGGCTGGGCCGCTACCTGCCCTCGCTGGCCGGGCAGGCGCCCGAGGACGACGAGGAGGGCCTCAAGGGACGGGCGCTGCGCCGCGCCCGCTCGGAGAAGGCCGCCCGCCGCGCCGCCCAGGCCCGGCGCGACGCCGCCGCCGCGGACCGCCCCTGGGGCGTCACCGCCGACGGCGTCGACCTCAACGCCGTCGCGCTGGACTCGCTGCGCGAGCGCGTCGTGGTGAGCGACACCTCCTCCATGCTGTTCGCCGGCACGCTGCAGGAGGCCGTCGACCCGTGGGGGCGGGCCTCCCGCGAGGAGGCGGAGGCCGCCCTGGTCACCGCCTGCGCCGAGGACGTCTTCGACGCCCTGCCCGGGGGCTGGCAGGGCTCCGTCGACGAGAAGGGGCGCGGGCTGTCGGGTGGACAGCGGCAGCGGCTCATCCTGGCCCGCGCGCTGCTGGCGGACGCGGACGTCCTGTGCCTTGTCGAGCCGACCTCGGCCGTGGACGCCCACACCGAGGCCCGCATCGCGCCCCGGCTCGCCGACCACCGGCGCGGCCGGACGACGGTCGTGACGACGGCGTCCCCGCTGGTGCTGCATCAGGTCGACGAGGTGGCGTTCCTGATCGACGGCGTCCAGGTCGCCCGCGGCCCGCACACCGCACTGCTGAGCAACCCCGACTACCGCCGCGTCGTGGCCCGAGGAATGGAGGAGGCCGATGACTAG
- a CDS encoding HAD-IIB family hydrolase translates to MPDPGAAEPRVLRTYADGRPRPWSALLAEATRPAVALFDLDGTLRHETSWLPGAQDVLARLTDVGVPVAFCSGRTITSMRELVADLPYVTHLAGGGGTVVEARDGDGWRHLAGHGLPPATVARILEWTAAERLETWVFTADDWVVAEASEAVLWDAGATGSPFRVGDMAAVADVTKMAIIPRDADEWERAYRLDAPGVEVVRAHPRILDLVPASAHEFKGADALIEDLGVAWADVLAAGDGHNDTGMLAAAGTSFLMPPLRVADLPEAGRAVGVRVEAPDLAALGEYLDAALRR, encoded by the coding sequence GTGCCCGACCCGGGCGCGGCCGAGCCGCGGGTCCTGCGCACGTACGCGGACGGCCGCCCGCGACCGTGGTCGGCGCTGCTCGCGGAGGCGACCCGCCCCGCGGTGGCGCTGTTCGACCTCGACGGCACGCTGCGCCACGAGACGTCCTGGCTTCCCGGCGCGCAGGACGTGCTGGCCCGGCTCACCGACGTCGGCGTCCCGGTCGCGTTCTGCTCCGGCCGCACCATCACGTCGATGCGCGAACTGGTCGCGGACCTCCCCTACGTCACGCACCTCGCGGGCGGCGGCGGCACCGTGGTCGAGGCCCGCGACGGCGACGGCTGGCGCCACCTCGCCGGGCACGGCCTGCCGCCGGCGACCGTGGCGCGCATCCTGGAATGGACCGCCGCCGAGCGCCTGGAGACGTGGGTCTTCACCGCCGACGACTGGGTGGTGGCCGAGGCGTCCGAGGCCGTCCTGTGGGACGCCGGCGCGACCGGCTCCCCCTTCCGGGTCGGCGACATGGCGGCGGTGGCCGACGTCACCAAGATGGCGATCATCCCGCGCGACGCCGACGAGTGGGAGCGGGCGTACCGGCTCGACGCGCCCGGGGTCGAGGTCGTCCGCGCCCACCCGCGCATCCTCGATCTGGTGCCGGCTTCGGCCCACGAGTTCAAGGGCGCCGACGCGCTGATCGAGGATCTGGGGGTCGCCTGGGCCGACGTGCTCGCCGCCGGCGACGGCCACAACGACACCGGCATGCTCGCGGCCGCGGGCACCTCGTTCCTGATGCCGCCGCTGCGGGTCGCCGACCTGCCCGAGGCGGGCCGCGCCGTGGGCGTCCGAGTGGAGGCGCCGGACCTGGCGGCGCTGGGGGAGTACCTCGACGCCGCCCTGCGGAGGTAA
- a CDS encoding helicase HerA-like domain-containing protein produces the protein MSDAIQAIRDGYTFDADSIELGVLVDAGTPVPDAVIRISLSMLNRHGLVAGATGTGKTKTLQLMTEQISKAGVPVFAADIKGDLSGLAIPGTPSEKLLARTKAIGQNFTPAGNPVEFYALGGQGTGVPLRATVSSFGPLLLSKVLGLNATQESSLSLVFSYADQNNLLLLDLKDLNELLKFLVSEEGKPELANIGGLAKATVGVIQRQLSALAAQGGDQFFGEPEFDTADLLKVTGDGLGVISLLELPNLADRPALFSTFLMWLLADLYTDLPEAGDLDKPKLVFFFDEAHLLFDGASKAFNDAIEQTVRLIRSKGVGVFFVTQTPKDVPEDVLAQLGSRVQHQLRAHTPNDAKALKATVATYPKVDYDLAERLQQLGIGEAIVTVLNPNGAPTPVAWTRMRAPESSMDPLDAGAMAAGVASSSMQARYGTAVDRESAYEILNAKLQAGAEAAAAEQAAKEQAKLEAEQAKAAAAQAKLDAAAQREAERAARADERRAPRQKSLIEQITQNTMVRQMARSAAREITRSIFGTGRRR, from the coding sequence ATGAGTGACGCGATCCAGGCCATCAGGGACGGCTACACGTTCGACGCGGATTCCATCGAGCTGGGCGTCCTGGTGGACGCGGGCACGCCCGTGCCGGACGCCGTGATCCGCATCAGCCTGTCGATGCTGAACCGCCACGGGCTCGTCGCCGGCGCCACCGGCACCGGCAAGACCAAGACGCTGCAGCTCATGACCGAGCAGATCAGCAAGGCGGGCGTCCCGGTGTTCGCCGCCGACATCAAGGGCGACCTGTCCGGCCTGGCGATCCCCGGGACGCCGAGCGAGAAGCTGCTGGCGCGCACGAAGGCGATCGGCCAGAACTTCACCCCGGCGGGCAACCCCGTCGAGTTCTACGCCCTCGGCGGTCAGGGCACCGGCGTCCCGCTGCGCGCCACCGTCAGCTCGTTCGGCCCGCTGCTGCTGAGCAAGGTGCTGGGCCTGAACGCGACGCAGGAGTCGTCGCTGTCGCTGGTGTTCTCCTACGCCGACCAGAACAACCTGCTGCTGCTCGACCTCAAGGACCTCAACGAGCTGCTGAAGTTCCTCGTGTCGGAGGAGGGCAAGCCCGAGCTCGCGAACATCGGCGGTCTGGCCAAGGCGACGGTCGGGGTCATCCAGCGCCAGCTCTCCGCGCTGGCCGCCCAGGGCGGGGACCAGTTCTTCGGCGAGCCCGAGTTCGACACCGCCGACCTGCTCAAGGTGACCGGGGACGGGCTGGGCGTCATCTCGCTGCTCGAGCTGCCGAACCTCGCCGACCGGCCCGCCCTGTTCTCCACCTTCCTGATGTGGCTGCTGGCCGACCTCTACACCGACCTGCCCGAGGCGGGCGACCTCGACAAGCCCAAGCTGGTGTTCTTCTTCGACGAGGCGCACCTGCTGTTCGACGGGGCGTCCAAGGCGTTCAACGACGCCATCGAGCAGACCGTGCGGCTGATCCGCTCCAAGGGCGTGGGCGTGTTCTTCGTCACCCAGACGCCCAAGGACGTGCCCGAGGACGTCCTCGCGCAGCTCGGCTCGCGCGTCCAGCACCAGCTCCGCGCGCACACCCCCAACGACGCCAAGGCGCTGAAGGCGACCGTCGCGACCTACCCCAAGGTCGACTACGACCTCGCGGAGCGGCTGCAGCAGCTCGGCATCGGCGAGGCGATCGTCACCGTCCTGAACCCCAACGGCGCCCCCACGCCCGTCGCCTGGACGCGGATGCGCGCCCCCGAGTCGTCGATGGACCCCCTGGACGCCGGCGCGATGGCCGCCGGGGTGGCGTCCAGCTCGATGCAGGCCCGCTACGGGACGGCCGTCGACCGCGAGTCCGCCTACGAGATCCTCAACGCCAAGCTGCAGGCCGGCGCCGAGGCGGCCGCCGCGGAGCAGGCCGCCAAGGAGCAGGCCAAGCTGGAGGCCGAGCAGGCCAAGGCCGCCGCCGCGCAGGCGAAGCTGGACGCCGCCGCGCAGCGCGAGGCTGAGCGGGCGGCGCGCGCCGACGAGCGTCGGGCGCCGCGGCAGAAGTCGCTGATCGAGCAGATCACGCAGAACACGATGGTCCGCCAGATGGCGCGCTCCGCCGCCCGGGAGATCACCCGCTCGATCTTCGGCACCGGACGCCGCCGCTGA
- a CDS encoding LytR C-terminal domain-containing protein, with the protein MDTNQIVRAVKTPVTLVLLAVLVYFAANWGLDAVRKPIPPRPPEPCVVQQIGPELTPDHVYVRVYNGSKTNGLAKRLGSVLSADGFKVVKRVNADRDDYPRSLVVGHSEDSPEVALVRKALTNVDFMADGRIDRTVDVIIGSEQPGAAEQPDLKVPLPDGTACLPKIQTVEVNE; encoded by the coding sequence ATGGACACGAATCAGATCGTGCGGGCGGTGAAGACACCCGTGACGTTGGTGCTTCTCGCCGTGCTGGTCTACTTCGCCGCGAACTGGGGCCTGGACGCCGTCCGCAAGCCGATCCCGCCGCGTCCGCCCGAGCCCTGCGTGGTCCAGCAGATCGGACCCGAGCTCACGCCCGACCACGTCTACGTGCGGGTCTACAACGGCTCCAAGACCAACGGCCTGGCCAAGCGGCTCGGGTCGGTGCTGTCGGCCGACGGCTTCAAGGTCGTCAAGCGCGTCAACGCCGACCGGGACGACTACCCGCGCTCGCTCGTGGTCGGCCACTCCGAGGACAGCCCCGAGGTGGCGCTGGTGCGCAAGGCCCTGACCAACGTGGACTTCATGGCCGACGGCCGCATCGACCGGACCGTCGACGTCATCATCGGCAGCGAGCAGCCGGGCGCCGCCGAGCAGCCGGACCTGAAGGTGCCGCTGCCCGACGGGACGGCGTGCCTGCCCAAGATCCAGACCGTCGAGGTCAACGAGTAA
- a CDS encoding potassium/proton antiporter, whose product MSLDAMLLFGAVVVLAAALAARLGSRLGLPSLLLFLGLGLALELGGIKMTDASLAHALGFAALVFILAEGGFTTRWVDIKGSLTVAGLLATVGVLVSIGLVATLCHLVLGLDLPQAVLIGAITAPTDSAAVFSVLRGLPLPARVRSVLEAESGLNDAPVVLLVSAATAWTMGDVPGGGVAGVAGLIVVELVGGIILGALLGYLGARLLKAVALPASGLYPLSALAVVVTAYGAGVVLHLSGFAAVYVAALILGNSALPHRNATRSFAEGVGWIAQIGLFVMLGMMARPELLTWQMVLESLIIGTFLTFVARPIAVAVCSVWFKVPWREQAFISWAGLRGAVPIIMATVPLAANAPSATRISEEVLVFVVVFTLLQGPTLPWVARRLGIVDDAAAMDIEVEIAPLDRIQADFMQVKVPDGSRLHGVTIGELRLPKFTVIAVILRDGHPIVPNALDRINAGDELMVVVPSALRAQTEKRFREVGRHGRLARWLRD is encoded by the coding sequence ATGAGCCTCGACGCCATGCTGCTGTTCGGTGCCGTTGTGGTGCTCGCGGCAGCCCTGGCGGCCCGGCTCGGATCGCGCCTCGGGCTACCCTCCCTGCTGCTGTTCCTCGGGCTCGGCCTCGCCCTGGAGCTGGGCGGCATCAAGATGACGGACGCCTCCCTGGCGCACGCGCTCGGCTTCGCGGCGCTGGTGTTCATTCTGGCCGAGGGCGGGTTCACGACCCGCTGGGTCGACATCAAGGGGTCGCTCACGGTGGCGGGCCTGCTGGCGACGGTGGGCGTCCTGGTCTCGATCGGGCTCGTCGCGACGCTGTGCCACCTCGTGCTGGGGCTCGACCTGCCCCAGGCCGTCCTGATCGGGGCGATCACCGCGCCCACCGACTCGGCCGCGGTCTTCTCGGTGCTGCGGGGGCTGCCGTTGCCCGCCCGCGTCCGCTCGGTGCTCGAGGCCGAGTCCGGCCTCAACGACGCGCCCGTCGTGCTGCTGGTCTCTGCCGCGACCGCGTGGACCATGGGCGACGTGCCCGGGGGCGGCGTCGCCGGCGTCGCGGGCCTGATCGTCGTCGAACTGGTCGGCGGCATCATCCTGGGTGCGTTGCTGGGCTACCTGGGGGCGAGGCTGCTCAAGGCGGTCGCGCTGCCGGCGTCCGGGCTCTACCCGCTCTCGGCGCTGGCCGTCGTGGTCACCGCCTACGGCGCCGGCGTCGTGCTGCACCTGTCGGGCTTCGCCGCGGTCTACGTCGCGGCGCTGATCCTGGGCAACAGCGCCCTGCCGCACCGCAACGCCACCCGCTCGTTCGCCGAGGGCGTCGGCTGGATCGCCCAGATCGGCCTGTTCGTGATGCTCGGCATGATGGCCCGGCCCGAGCTGTTGACGTGGCAGATGGTCCTCGAGTCCCTGATCATCGGCACCTTCCTCACCTTCGTCGCGCGCCCCATCGCCGTGGCGGTGTGCTCGGTGTGGTTCAAGGTGCCGTGGCGCGAACAGGCGTTCATCTCCTGGGCGGGGCTGCGCGGCGCGGTGCCGATCATCATGGCGACCGTGCCGCTGGCCGCGAACGCGCCCTCGGCGACCCGCATCAGCGAGGAGGTCCTGGTCTTCGTCGTGGTGTTCACGCTGCTGCAGGGCCCGACGCTGCCCTGGGTGGCGCGCCGGCTGGGCATCGTCGACGACGCCGCGGCGATGGACATCGAGGTCGAGATCGCGCCGCTGGACCGCATCCAGGCCGACTTCATGCAGGTCAAGGTCCCCGACGGGTCGCGACTCCACGGGGTCACCATCGGCGAACTGCGGCTGCCGAAGTTCACCGTGATCGCGGTGATCCTGCGCGACGGTCACCCGATCGTCCCGAACGCGCTGGACCGGATCAACGCCGGCGACGAACTCATGGTCGTGGTGCCGTCCGCGCTGCGGGCACAGACCGAGAAGCGGTTCCGGGAGGTCGGACGCCACGGGCGCCTGGCCAGGTGGCTCCGCGACTGA
- a CDS encoding M23 family metallopeptidase: MTAPLAVRYPFRGDWVARNSPADRIPSHGTTLFGSALAIDFVGVDAAGRSAPVTFSTLVRPEPPDAFAGFGRALLAPADAEVVAASDGAPDHPAHRGLPSLGYALTQRRRLAAGWPGLAGNHVLLRCEGGAVVALCHLQAGSVLVRPGARVRAGEPVGRCGNSGNSTEPHVHVQAVDRLDLARARPVPLLFDGGTPRSGRVVHVA, encoded by the coding sequence GTGACGGCGCCGCTCGCCGTGCGGTACCCGTTCCGCGGCGACTGGGTCGCGCGCAACAGCCCCGCCGACCGGATCCCCAGCCACGGCACGACGCTGTTCGGCTCGGCGCTCGCCATCGACTTCGTGGGCGTGGACGCCGCGGGGCGCAGCGCGCCCGTCACCTTCTCGACCCTGGTGCGGCCCGAGCCCCCGGACGCCTTCGCCGGCTTCGGCCGCGCCCTCCTCGCCCCCGCCGACGCCGAGGTGGTCGCCGCCTCCGACGGCGCCCCGGATCACCCGGCCCACCGCGGCCTGCCGTCCCTGGGCTACGCCCTCACGCAGCGGCGCCGCCTGGCCGCCGGCTGGCCGGGCCTGGCGGGCAACCACGTCCTGCTGCGGTGCGAGGGCGGCGCCGTCGTCGCGCTGTGCCACCTCCAGGCCGGAAGCGTCCTCGTGCGGCCCGGCGCGCGCGTGCGGGCCGGGGAGCCGGTGGGGCGCTGCGGGAACTCGGGCAACAGCACCGAGCCCCACGTGCACGTCCAGGCGGTCGACCGCCTCGACCTCGCGCGCGCCCGGCCGGTGCCGCTGCTCTTCGACGGTGGGACACCGCGGTCCGGGCGGGTCGTCCACGTCGCGTGA
- a CDS encoding tRNA adenosine deaminase-associated protein, with translation MGLDDDLDDDDDYPDDAGEDEIDLVVALYREDGTPVVQSLDLDLANDLDGLIDALRRMPGDAGAVGMVSIEQDVFVITRVRGRVVQLMLSDSIAGQDWPIARDAVDYLGLDVPEDEEDSEPVGDLDLFADAGLPEMEMEAICEESDDAVEALEEVAEKIGFGTGLSRIVATLDL, from the coding sequence CTGGGTCTGGACGACGACCTCGACGACGATGACGACTACCCCGACGACGCGGGCGAGGACGAGATCGACCTCGTCGTCGCGCTGTACCGCGAGGACGGGACGCCGGTCGTCCAGTCGCTCGACCTCGACCTGGCCAACGACCTCGACGGCCTGATCGACGCGCTGCGCCGCATGCCCGGGGACGCCGGCGCGGTCGGCATGGTCAGCATCGAGCAGGACGTCTTCGTCATCACGCGCGTCCGCGGCCGCGTGGTGCAGCTCATGCTCTCGGACTCGATCGCGGGCCAGGACTGGCCGATCGCGCGGGACGCCGTGGACTACCTCGGGCTCGACGTGCCCGAGGACGAGGAGGACTCCGAGCCGGTCGGCGACCTGGACCTGTTCGCCGACGCCGGGCTGCCCGAGATGGAGATGGAGGCCATCTGCGAGGAGTCCGACGACGCCGTGGAGGCGCTCGAGGAGGTCGCCGAGAAGATCGGCTTCGGCACGGGGCTGTCCCGGATCGTCGCGACCCTCGACCTGTAG
- a CDS encoding CPBP family intramembrane glutamic endopeptidase codes for MSVIQQHGPTVAWRRVWIFYGIALTGPVLAAVALLAMGRTAAPGLVSVFTLASAMLFPLGAGLITERIARRRPLLSREWERARRAKLRAVGATWAWSDVAYALMFAVTLLVAWLTAAARVPGAGTWRTQAEFDAFLAQLNPAAAGASLPIAAMVGMTLVQAFLAGITINGVFAFGEEYGWRGVLSEEVRPLGLVKANLLVGVLWGLWHAPLIALGHNYGPDWVAGIPMFVVITIPLSFILWWARERSTWVAAPAVVHGAFNGFAGIFAVLVAGAGSLIAVPVGLLGGLALAVVAVILWTVPGLRPASARVPDTAPAHAAGPVAD; via the coding sequence ATGAGCGTCATCCAGCAGCACGGCCCCACCGTGGCGTGGCGCCGCGTGTGGATCTTCTACGGCATCGCCCTGACGGGGCCCGTCCTGGCGGCGGTCGCGCTGCTGGCGATGGGCCGCACCGCGGCCCCGGGGCTGGTCTCGGTGTTCACCCTCGCCTCCGCCATGCTGTTCCCGCTCGGAGCCGGGCTGATCACGGAGCGGATCGCGCGGCGGCGTCCGCTGCTGAGCCGGGAGTGGGAGCGGGCCCGGCGGGCCAAGCTCCGCGCCGTCGGCGCGACCTGGGCGTGGTCGGACGTCGCCTACGCGCTGATGTTCGCCGTCACGCTGCTCGTGGCGTGGCTGACCGCCGCCGCGCGCGTTCCCGGGGCCGGGACGTGGCGCACCCAGGCCGAGTTCGACGCCTTCCTGGCGCAGCTCAACCCGGCGGCCGCGGGGGCGTCGCTCCCGATCGCCGCCATGGTCGGGATGACCCTGGTGCAGGCCTTCCTGGCGGGCATCACCATCAACGGCGTGTTCGCGTTCGGCGAGGAGTACGGCTGGCGCGGCGTGCTGTCGGAGGAGGTCCGGCCGCTGGGCCTGGTGAAGGCGAACCTGCTCGTCGGCGTCCTGTGGGGGCTGTGGCACGCGCCGCTCATCGCGCTGGGCCACAACTACGGCCCCGACTGGGTTGCGGGCATCCCGATGTTCGTCGTCATCACGATCCCGCTGTCGTTCATCCTGTGGTGGGCGCGCGAGCGCTCCACCTGGGTGGCCGCGCCCGCGGTCGTCCACGGCGCCTTCAACGGCTTCGCGGGGATCTTCGCCGTGCTGGTCGCCGGCGCCGGATCGCTGATCGCGGTTCCCGTCGGCCTCCTGGGCGGCCTCGCCCTGGCGGTCGTCGCGGTGATCCTCTGGACCGTCCCGGGCCTGCGCCCGGCCTCCGCCCGCGTGCCGGACACGGCTCCCGCCCACGCGGCGGGGCCCGTCGCCGACTGA
- a CDS encoding DUF5808 domain-containing protein produces the protein MIRSIDELTPETAAAARSWLEASVAQVPASYRGVVRDEMMSSMCAAMDADMTPEQFAGAVERIAAFVVEDDDDGADGAPEAGRDPRVGRWCGIPYDFRPPTGERIRQSMWNPADPRLLMPRAFGAGWDLNVGAVAVRLGFIEPDAEDEPFAEVPQGASRSPRGCPSPSPEPSWRITPSAGARCPSAWPTTGVPPASRTPGSRAARPPAPTWLSRSAPRRSPRRRCARRVRAPNAPAGSRWPAWPAGPPPP, from the coding sequence ATGATCCGCTCGATCGACGAGCTGACCCCGGAGACCGCCGCCGCCGCCCGCTCGTGGCTGGAGGCGTCCGTGGCGCAGGTGCCGGCGTCCTACCGCGGCGTCGTGCGCGACGAGATGATGAGTTCGATGTGCGCGGCCATGGACGCCGACATGACCCCCGAGCAGTTCGCCGGCGCCGTGGAGCGGATCGCGGCGTTCGTCGTCGAGGACGACGATGACGGCGCGGACGGCGCCCCGGAGGCCGGCCGCGACCCGCGCGTCGGTCGCTGGTGCGGCATCCCCTACGACTTCCGCCCTCCCACCGGTGAGCGCATCCGGCAGTCGATGTGGAACCCCGCCGACCCGCGTCTCCTGATGCCGCGCGCCTTCGGCGCCGGTTGGGACCTCAACGTGGGCGCCGTCGCCGTCCGGCTGGGCTTCATCGAGCCGGACGCCGAGGACGAGCCGTTCGCCGAGGTTCCCCAGGGGGCTTCACGCTCGCCGCGGGGCTGCCCTTCGCCCTCACCGGAGCCGTCATGGCGCATTACGCCGTCCGCGGGCGCGCGCTGCCCGAGCGCCTGGCCAACCACTGGGGTCCCGCCGGCGAGCCGGACGCCTGGGTCGCGCGCCGCACGGCCGCCTGCACCGACGTGGCTGTCTCGCTCGGCGCCTCGGCGCTCGCCGCGACGGCGCTGCGCCCGGCGCGTCCGGGCGCCGAACGCGCCGGCCGGCTCGCGCTGGCCGGCATGGCCGGCGGGACCGCCGCCGCCCTGA
- a CDS encoding PadR family transcriptional regulator translates to MNERTAQIRKGVVELAVLGLLVGGERYGSEIVDELGGQPALALTAGTVYPLLARLLKAEMISSTWRESPVGPPRKYYELTPRAATPTRRCIRPG, encoded by the coding sequence ATGAACGAACGTACGGCGCAGATCCGCAAGGGCGTCGTCGAGCTCGCGGTCCTCGGGCTGCTGGTCGGCGGAGAGCGTTACGGCTCCGAGATCGTGGACGAGCTCGGCGGGCAGCCCGCCCTGGCTCTCACCGCGGGCACGGTGTACCCGCTGCTGGCGCGCCTGCTGAAGGCGGAGATGATCAGCTCGACATGGCGCGAATCGCCGGTCGGGCCGCCCCGGAAGTACTACGAGCTCACCCCGCGGGCCGCGACGCCTACGCGGAGATGCATCAGGCCTGGCTGA
- a CDS encoding GNAT family N-acetyltransferase, translated as MPVDPRLAEAFPPLGLRVTAGRLELRGIGTEEALALIDVVRGGVHDESVMPFSVPWTDAEPEALPANYLQWWWRSMATFAPDAWELNLCALWDGEVVGVQGVATRDFATLRFGETGSWLGRRFQGRGIGTAMRRAFCALLFDELGFEFVTSAAFTDNQASIRVSYKVGFRENGLDWQPPRDERGTLQRMLLLPENLVRGEPLTVAGASAMRRFIGVEDA; from the coding sequence GTGCCGGTCGACCCGCGCCTCGCCGAGGCCTTCCCGCCGCTGGGGCTGCGCGTCACCGCCGGCCGGCTCGAACTGCGCGGCATCGGCACCGAGGAGGCGCTGGCGCTGATCGACGTGGTGCGCGGCGGCGTCCACGACGAGTCGGTCATGCCGTTCTCCGTGCCCTGGACCGACGCCGAACCCGAGGCGCTGCCGGCCAACTACCTGCAGTGGTGGTGGCGCTCGATGGCGACGTTCGCCCCCGACGCCTGGGAACTCAACCTGTGCGCCCTGTGGGACGGCGAGGTCGTCGGCGTGCAGGGGGTCGCGACCCGCGACTTCGCCACGCTGAGGTTCGGCGAGACGGGCTCGTGGCTGGGGCGCCGCTTCCAGGGCCGGGGCATCGGGACGGCCATGCGCCGGGCCTTCTGCGCCCTGCTGTTCGACGAACTGGGATTCGAGTTCGTGACGTCGGCGGCGTTCACCGACAACCAGGCCTCGATCCGTGTCTCCTACAAGGTGGGCTTCCGGGAGAACGGCCTGGACTGGCAGCCGCCGCGCGACGAGCGGGGCACGCTGCAGCGCATGCTCCTACTGCCCGAGAACCTCGTGCGGGGCGAACCCCTCACCGTGGCCGGCGCGTCGGCCATGCGGCGCTTCATCGGCGTCGAGGACGCCTGA